A window of the Parvularcula bermudensis HTCC2503 genome harbors these coding sequences:
- a CDS encoding LysR substrate-binding domain-containing protein: MNRNAPIRDLDPSLLRAFVSIVDAGTFARAAARLNRTQSALSMQVKRLEDVVDATLFDRNNRPPTLTIAGEKLLAYAREIVAVNDAALESLRSDKLSGRVRLGLMEDFATFHLPPMLSKFRRLFPDVLIEVETGLTSELKEMVGARFDAVIVMTPENGTEGEFLYRGKPLWGGAPGVDPVTHEVLPLALYWPGCFFRKWATEALDRAERRWHAQLIANSIGAVAAEVREGGCVSVFKDLTWPEGLCRLGCADGLPDLPNYELRLLRAPSADRGAAKAFADFLGEEVRSLHSDLDQRPALTVVKSERC; the protein is encoded by the coding sequence ATGAACAGAAATGCTCCCATCCGGGATCTCGATCCCTCGCTTCTTCGGGCGTTTGTGTCGATTGTCGACGCCGGTACGTTTGCGCGGGCGGCCGCCCGTCTAAATCGAACTCAGTCGGCTCTCAGCATGCAGGTGAAACGGCTTGAAGACGTTGTTGATGCGACGCTCTTTGATCGAAACAACCGTCCGCCGACGCTGACAATCGCCGGCGAGAAGCTGCTTGCCTACGCTAGGGAGATCGTTGCCGTCAACGACGCCGCACTGGAAAGTCTGCGTTCGGACAAGCTGTCAGGGCGGGTGAGGCTGGGTTTGATGGAGGACTTCGCCACCTTTCACCTGCCCCCCATGCTTTCCAAGTTCAGAAGGCTGTTTCCCGATGTTCTGATTGAAGTCGAAACCGGGCTGACGTCGGAGCTCAAGGAGATGGTCGGTGCGCGGTTCGACGCCGTGATCGTCATGACGCCCGAAAACGGCACAGAGGGCGAATTCCTCTATCGGGGAAAACCGCTTTGGGGCGGCGCACCCGGTGTCGATCCGGTCACGCATGAAGTCCTGCCTCTCGCCCTCTACTGGCCCGGCTGCTTCTTTCGCAAATGGGCGACCGAGGCGCTCGATAGAGCAGAAAGGCGCTGGCATGCTCAACTCATCGCGAACAGCATCGGCGCCGTCGCCGCCGAGGTGCGCGAAGGCGGGTGTGTTTCTGTTTTCAAAGACCTGACCTGGCCGGAAGGGCTTTGCAGGCTTGGGTGCGCTGATGGATTGCCGGATCTTCCAAATTATGAGCTAAGGCTCCTCCGCGCGCCTTCCGCAGACAGAGGTGCCGCGAAAGCGTTCGCAGATTTCCTTGGCGAGGAAGTTCGGAGCCTGCATTCCGATCTGGATCAGCGACCGGCGTTAACGGTTGTCAAATCCGAAAGGTGCTGA
- a CDS encoding IS3 family transposase (programmed frameshift), translating to MGRKRRTAEEIIGHLREVEVRLAKGETIGIACRAIGVTEQTYYRWRREYGGLKVDQAKRLKELEKENQRLRKAVSDLTLDKLILSEAAKGKLLSPDRRRKCVDHVTKEHGVSERRACEVVGQHRSTQRKRPSGRPGEKALTGAIIQLAEQYGRYGYRRVTALLRRDGWHVNQKRVYRIWRREGLKVPQKQPKRGRLWLNDGSCVRLRPERPNHVWSYDFVQDRTHDGRVYRMLCIIDEFTRECLSIRVERRLNSQNVLEELSQLFLIHGPPENIRSDNGPEFIATAVRGWLGRLGVTTLYIEPGSPWENGYCESFNSKLRDEFLDREIVYTLKEAKALIEWWRRHYNQLRPHSSLGYNPPAPKTILPAGLPPPYYEGAAA from the exons ATGGGACGGAAGAGACGAACGGCCGAGGAGATCATCGGTCATTTGCGAGAGGTCGAGGTGCGCCTGGCGAAGGGCGAGACCATCGGGATTGCCTGCCGGGCGATCGGTGTGACCGAGCAGACGTACTATAGGTGGCGACGGGAGTATGGCGGTCTGAAGGTCGATCAGGCGAAGCGGCTTAAAGAGCTTGAGAAAGAGAACCAACGCCTACGGAAGGCTGTGTCGGATCTCACGCTGGACAAGCTCATTCTTTCTGAGGCCGCAA AAGGGAAACTTCTGAGCCCCGACCGCCGTCGGAAATGCGTCGATCACGTCACGAAGGAGCATGGCGTCTCAGAGCGCCGTGCCTGCGAGGTGGTGGGTCAGCACCGTTCGACCCAGAGGAAGCGTCCTTCGGGCCGTCCTGGCGAGAAGGCGCTGACCGGTGCCATCATTCAGCTAGCTGAGCAGTATGGCCGCTATGGCTATCGCCGGGTGACTGCATTGCTCCGGCGCGACGGATGGCACGTGAACCAGAAGCGGGTCTATCGCATCTGGCGGCGGGAGGGGCTTAAAGTACCGCAGAAACAACCGAAACGCGGGCGCCTATGGCTGAACGATGGGTCGTGCGTGCGGCTTCGGCCGGAGCGCCCGAACCACGTCTGGAGCTACGACTTCGTCCAGGACCGGACCCATGATGGAAGGGTCTATCGGATGCTCTGCATCATCGACGAGTTCACGAGAGAGTGCCTCTCGATTCGCGTCGAGCGAAGGCTCAACTCGCAAAACGTGCTCGAAGAGCTCTCTCAGCTGTTCCTCATCCACGGGCCACCGGAGAACATTCGCTCCGACAACGGACCAGAGTTCATCGCTACGGCTGTCCGGGGATGGCTCGGCAGGCTGGGCGTGACGACACTGTATATCGAGCCTGGCTCACCATGGGAGAACGGCTATTGCGAGAGCTTCAACTCGAAACTCAGGGACGAGTTCCTGGACCGGGAAATCGTCTATACACTGAAGGAAGCGAAGGCCCTCATCGAGTGGTGGAGGCGCCACTACAATCAGCTGCGGCCACACTCATCGCTGGGGTACAACCCGCCCGCACCGAAGACCATCTTGCCCGCGGGGCTCCCGCCGCCTTACTATGAAGGTGCGGCGGCATGA
- a CDS encoding alpha/beta fold hydrolase has translation MSGIILDKRYETEQGTISYGSAGKGEPVVLVHGTPSTSYIWRHVAHRLAERFNVLVYDLVGYGQSQGNPEQDKRLRSHAATLSALCQHCDIRHPHLVGHDFGGATVLGAHLIEGVAAKSLTILDAVSLNPWGTPYAHLVRDNPDVFQELPEYVHLAMVGAHLDTATFHKLAPDAYNVYLQQWAGTEGQEHYVKTFRDFDFAFTERLETLYPTIRIPTQCLWGEHDRWVAPDVGTRLADMIPDATFELLPDAGHFSMEDIPGTIATRIAAHVDAAS, from the coding sequence ATGAGCGGGATAATTCTCGACAAGCGGTATGAAACTGAGCAGGGAACAATCTCCTACGGGTCCGCTGGCAAAGGGGAGCCTGTGGTTCTCGTGCACGGGACTCCCAGTACGTCTTACATCTGGCGGCACGTGGCGCACCGTCTCGCCGAGCGTTTCAATGTCCTCGTCTATGACCTTGTCGGCTACGGGCAATCACAGGGTAATCCTGAGCAGGATAAGAGGCTGCGGAGTCATGCGGCCACGCTATCGGCACTTTGCCAGCATTGCGACATAAGGCACCCCCATCTCGTTGGACACGACTTCGGCGGCGCCACAGTGCTGGGTGCGCATCTCATCGAAGGAGTTGCCGCCAAGAGCCTCACGATTCTGGACGCCGTGTCTCTTAACCCGTGGGGCACACCCTATGCCCATTTGGTGCGTGACAACCCTGATGTCTTTCAGGAACTGCCTGAATACGTGCATTTGGCCATGGTAGGCGCGCATCTCGATACGGCAACTTTCCACAAACTCGCGCCGGACGCATACAACGTCTATCTGCAACAATGGGCCGGTACCGAAGGCCAAGAGCACTACGTGAAGACGTTTAGGGATTTCGATTTCGCGTTCACTGAGCGTCTAGAGACCCTCTACCCCACAATCAGGATACCAACGCAATGCTTGTGGGGTGAACACGACCGATGGGTAGCCCCGGACGTAGGAACCCGACTTGCCGACATGATTCCGGACGCGACCTTCGAGCTTCTTCCTGACGCCGGCCATTTTTCCATGGAAGACATCCCTGGCACCATCGCCACTCGAATCGCGGCGCATGTCGATGCTGCGAGTTGA
- a CDS encoding LysR family transcriptional regulator — translation MLENIPSLQALRAFVSVAELGGVRSAARELHVSEAALSQHLRRLEERLGKRLFEKTGRGLRLTELGRRYLQMLSEPLAEISRATELVSDSRSVKPISVTLAPTLATLWLIPQLAQLEADLPGVDIKIISSTALLDLGRHDIDIAIRQLPNHALTPDTEVLFPEAAFPVCTPALLDRVECSDGSAELVQKARLLHNASHPKEWADWSAAIGGIDKLSSNHHWMEDSAMVLEAAAHSYGVAIGRRPLVDNYLATKRLIAPFGTDYPTNWSYVLIRGQAGAKPDRTDRLIVWFRRQVKTRNSQ, via the coding sequence GTGCTTGAAAATATCCCATCGCTTCAGGCTTTGCGGGCCTTCGTTTCCGTCGCCGAACTGGGCGGCGTTCGTTCAGCGGCGCGGGAGTTGCATGTCAGCGAGGCCGCGCTGAGTCAGCATCTGCGACGGCTTGAAGAGCGGTTGGGCAAACGCTTGTTCGAGAAAACCGGTCGTGGATTACGCTTGACGGAACTCGGTAGGCGATATCTTCAAATGCTGTCTGAACCGCTTGCCGAAATCAGTCGAGCGACTGAGCTGGTCTCAGATTCCCGGAGCGTGAAACCCATTTCCGTCACGCTGGCACCGACATTGGCGACTTTGTGGCTGATCCCACAGCTTGCCCAACTCGAAGCCGATCTCCCCGGTGTTGACATCAAGATAATCTCGTCGACAGCATTACTTGATCTTGGGCGACACGACATTGACATCGCCATCCGTCAACTTCCCAACCATGCGCTCACACCAGATACGGAGGTTCTCTTTCCGGAAGCGGCCTTCCCTGTTTGTACGCCGGCGCTTTTGGACCGGGTAGAATGCTCGGATGGATCTGCCGAGTTGGTTCAAAAAGCGCGACTTTTGCACAACGCCAGCCACCCGAAAGAGTGGGCAGATTGGTCTGCGGCCATTGGCGGGATAGATAAGCTGTCCAGCAACCATCACTGGATGGAGGATTCGGCGATGGTACTTGAAGCTGCTGCACATTCTTACGGAGTTGCAATCGGACGCCGCCCCCTTGTCGACAACTATCTTGCAACTAAGCGTCTGATCGCGCCGTTTGGAACTGACTACCCGACTAATTGGTCCTATGTACTCATTCGGGGGCAAGCCGGCGCGAAACCGGACAGGACCGATAGATTGATTGTCTGGTTTCGACGACAAGTAAAAACTAGAAATAGCCAATAG
- a CDS encoding LysE/ArgO family amino acid transporter — MTAALTGFSLFLSLIFAVGPQNAFVLQQGIRREHVLATVLACAVSDTILIFAGIASFGVIVTQAPLVEPLLRYGGATFLIYYGWTKAWSALFRREVLSLSETAPQPLGQTLLTCLTITWLNPSAYLETVVLLGAAAPQTDSSLMFGVGATAASFIFFFFLGFGARLLTQLFRNPNTWRFLDAGLTPRGGPTVALDLAG; from the coding sequence ATGACGGCGGCGCTGACGGGGTTTTCCCTATTTTTGAGCTTGATTTTCGCAGTCGGCCCGCAAAACGCATTTGTCTTACAGCAAGGTATACGCCGCGAACATGTTTTAGCAACGGTTCTCGCCTGCGCTGTGTCGGACACTATTTTGATTTTCGCTGGAATCGCCAGCTTTGGCGTTATCGTAACTCAGGCGCCTTTGGTTGAGCCTTTGCTACGCTATGGCGGTGCAACTTTTCTTATTTACTACGGCTGGACGAAGGCATGGTCTGCGTTGTTTCGACGTGAGGTATTGTCATTGTCCGAGACGGCGCCTCAACCGCTGGGTCAGACATTGCTCACCTGCCTTACCATCACGTGGCTCAATCCTTCTGCTTATTTGGAGACTGTGGTCTTGCTCGGTGCCGCCGCCCCACAAACGGACAGCAGTCTGATGTTCGGTGTCGGCGCAACTGCCGCGTCGTTCATATTCTTTTTCTTCTTGGGCTTCGGCGCTCGATTGCTGACGCAGTTGTTTCGAAACCCCAATACGTGGCGATTTCTCGATGCTGGCCTGACCCCACGAGGTGGTCCAACGGTAGCGTTAGACCTGGCAGGTTAG
- a CDS encoding PD-(D/E)XK nuclease family protein, producing MNGLKFDDVIIHPKLKSGGYADLLVHASGDGLKYALLIEHKIGAGPATRQAKRYADHAEYLRSKGVKAATLLIAPQNYVGEKDDYDKSFSLEEMIEIMSSKDNLRLKYRRKRIKAAIKKQASSGVQIPDIAVKELHIRYKEVAEEWCRRESVSFQFPPIKEEYYDEDSWIERIKHPRLPSHITLRHRLWMSVGHELGSVDLFLKTPNEAEISRIMNDRPVGSKPYNPKENPQVSFEVSALKPHKKFSQETVEHACERMVELVDWYTK from the coding sequence TTGAATGGACTTAAATTTGACGATGTTATCATCCACCCTAAGCTAAAAAGCGGCGGATATGCCGACCTTCTCGTTCATGCCAGCGGAGATGGCCTCAAGTACGCTTTGCTGATCGAGCATAAAATCGGCGCTGGTCCCGCGACGCGTCAGGCAAAACGGTACGCTGATCACGCAGAGTATCTTCGATCAAAGGGCGTCAAAGCTGCAACACTTCTAATCGCTCCACAGAATTATGTAGGCGAAAAAGATGATTACGATAAAAGTTTTTCGCTTGAAGAAATGATCGAGATTATGTCTTCGAAAGACAATCTGCGTTTGAAATATCGGCGAAAGCGTATCAAGGCTGCGATCAAGAAACAAGCATCGTCAGGCGTCCAGATTCCTGATATTGCAGTGAAAGAACTTCACATTCGTTACAAGGAGGTCGCAGAAGAATGGTGCCGTAGAGAAAGTGTCAGCTTCCAATTCCCTCCGATAAAGGAAGAATACTATGACGAAGATAGCTGGATAGAACGCATCAAACATCCGCGTTTGCCAAGCCACATCACATTGCGTCATAGGCTCTGGATGTCGGTTGGTCACGAATTGGGATCGGTCGACCTTTTTTTGAAAACGCCGAACGAGGCGGAAATATCGCGAATCATGAACGACCGGCCGGTGGGCAGCAAACCCTATAATCCGAAGGAAAACCCGCAGGTCAGCTTCGAGGTATCTGCCTTGAAGCCGCATAAAAAATTCTCACAGGAAACCGTAGAACACGCCTGCGAGAGAATGGTTGAACTCGTTGATTGGTACACGAAATGA
- a CDS encoding GFA family protein: MSGPVTWYPSSEDLRRGFCALCGTTMFSERRSQNVIGLTHGSLDKPDKYPPAEHIWTSSKQAWVPIDDKLTQYSEGAPS; this comes from the coding sequence ATATCGGGGCCGGTCACCTGGTATCCGTCATCCGAAGATCTGCGCCGCGGCTTTTGTGCTCTATGTGGGACAACGATGTTCAGTGAGCGCCGCAGTCAAAATGTAATAGGACTGACGCACGGAAGCTTAGACAAGCCGGACAAATATCCCCCTGCAGAACATATTTGGACGTCGAGCAAGCAGGCGTGGGTTCCGATCGACGATAAACTGACACAATACTCGGAAGGAGCGCCTTCGTGA
- a CDS encoding alpha/beta hydrolase family protein → MKLNSAKAILAGGLAMGLASGCAASSHENASGYDAVSQDIVSVDQLYPPSIVELSFDSHGSRLNGHIYLANGPGPHPTAILLHGYPGTERNLDIAQALRRAGINVLFFHYRGTWGSEGEFSVIQVVEDVATALDVLRTRTQEYRVDPERLALIGHSMGGFAALQGAAQDNAVRCVVGIAAADFGSDEGVFNAESEAGRALDTYSDNLQMLQGWSSDKFRAEISKNRESFSLPGLAPRLAGKSVLLIAGKNDQAVPPPLFHDRLVAAYSEQKHIDMTEITIPGDHAFSWSRVLLTQTVVDWTKQCVD, encoded by the coding sequence GTGAAATTGAATAGCGCCAAGGCAATTTTGGCAGGCGGTCTCGCGATGGGGCTGGCGTCAGGGTGCGCCGCCTCGTCGCACGAGAACGCCTCAGGATATGACGCCGTCAGCCAGGACATTGTGTCAGTGGACCAACTCTATCCGCCTTCGATTGTTGAGTTGAGTTTCGACAGTCATGGATCTCGCTTGAACGGGCATATCTACCTTGCGAATGGTCCGGGGCCACATCCAACAGCCATACTGCTTCACGGGTATCCTGGCACCGAGAGAAATCTCGATATCGCTCAGGCTTTGCGTCGCGCTGGGATCAATGTTCTGTTTTTCCATTATCGTGGCACATGGGGCAGTGAGGGTGAGTTCTCAGTTATCCAGGTGGTCGAGGACGTGGCGACCGCGCTCGATGTGCTACGTACGCGCACTCAGGAGTATCGTGTTGACCCAGAACGCTTGGCACTGATCGGCCATTCCATGGGCGGCTTCGCCGCGCTTCAAGGCGCGGCGCAAGATAACGCCGTCCGTTGTGTAGTAGGTATCGCAGCCGCTGACTTTGGCTCGGATGAGGGTGTTTTCAACGCAGAAAGCGAAGCCGGACGTGCCCTTGATACTTATTCGGATAACCTTCAAATGTTGCAAGGCTGGTCCAGTGACAAATTTCGCGCCGAAATAAGTAAAAATCGTGAGTCGTTCAGTCTACCCGGATTAGCACCAAGGCTTGCGGGGAAATCCGTCCTGTTGATTGCCGGTAAGAATGATCAAGCCGTTCCGCCGCCCTTGTTTCATGATCGTTTGGTCGCAGCCTATAGCGAGCAGAAGCATATCGATATGACGGAAATAACTATTCCTGGCGATCATGCATTTTCGTGGTCACGGGTACTTCTCACGCAGACTGTCGTCGACTGGACTAAGCAATGCGTCGATTGA
- a CDS encoding NUDIX hydrolase, with protein MNTRPERPVAATIAVVIREGCILLVRRANPPDAGRWGFPGGKIESGETLTQATVRELHEETAIEGEALQAFTAVDAFDYDEDGRLRQHFVLIAVLCRWVSGDPVAGDDALEARWFGMEELNDAKLALSLDVPEIARQAASIKYPSSEQMSESC; from the coding sequence ATGAACACACGACCTGAGCGCCCCGTCGCAGCCACCATTGCTGTCGTAATTCGTGAAGGCTGCATCCTTCTAGTCCGCAGAGCTAATCCACCTGATGCCGGGCGCTGGGGCTTCCCAGGTGGTAAGATCGAGTCAGGCGAAACACTGACACAGGCAACCGTCCGCGAACTCCACGAGGAGACCGCTATTGAAGGTGAAGCATTGCAGGCTTTCACCGCCGTCGATGCCTTCGATTATGACGAGGATGGCAGACTGCGCCAGCATTTCGTCCTGATAGCAGTGCTATGCCGGTGGGTTTCGGGCGATCCGGTTGCAGGCGACGACGCGCTCGAAGCCAGATGGTTCGGCATGGAAGAGCTGAACGACGCAAAGCTTGCGCTAAGTTTGGACGTCCCTGAGATCGCAAGGCAGGCGGCTAGCATCAAATATCCCTCAAGCGAGCAAATGTCCGAGAGCTGTTAA
- a CDS encoding crotonase/enoyl-CoA hydratase family protein has product MTDCVIRKDRHGIALLTLNRPEKLNALNYETNDRLLELLNEIEDDPEIRAVIVTGAGDRAFSAGADIHEFSDSIRAGTNVAIKDFVRRGQAMTSRFENFPKPVIAAVNGLAFGGGCEITESVHLAVASEDALFAKPEISIGITPTFGGTQRLSRLAGRKRALEFLLTGDPFTAERACEIGLINRVVPPEAVLESAFEMAEHILRHSSTVISAILHAVTRGINLPIAEALEIEVQQFARIAGSNDTCKELDAWITCRSTGTLS; this is encoded by the coding sequence ATGACCGATTGCGTAATCAGGAAGGATCGACACGGCATTGCGCTATTGACTCTAAATCGGCCCGAGAAACTCAATGCCTTAAACTACGAAACCAACGATCGCCTACTCGAGCTCTTGAACGAAATTGAAGATGACCCAGAGATTCGTGCTGTTATTGTAACTGGTGCGGGTGATCGCGCTTTCTCAGCTGGCGCGGATATACACGAATTCTCGGACAGCATTCGTGCCGGGACGAATGTCGCCATCAAGGATTTCGTCCGGCGGGGACAGGCGATGACGTCCCGGTTTGAAAATTTTCCGAAGCCGGTGATCGCCGCCGTCAATGGGTTGGCGTTCGGCGGCGGGTGCGAGATTACGGAGTCCGTCCACCTAGCTGTCGCTTCAGAAGACGCTCTGTTTGCAAAGCCGGAAATTAGCATAGGCATCACGCCAACATTTGGAGGCACCCAGAGATTGTCGCGGTTAGCGGGCCGGAAACGCGCGCTCGAATTTCTACTTACTGGAGATCCGTTCACGGCCGAACGGGCCTGCGAAATCGGCCTGATAAACCGGGTCGTTCCACCTGAGGCCGTCCTCGAGAGCGCTTTCGAGATGGCGGAACACATACTGCGCCATTCATCGACGGTGATCTCTGCGATACTGCATGCCGTGACCAGAGGCATCAATTTACCGATCGCTGAAGCGCTCGAGATCGAAGTCCAGCAGTTCGCTCGTATCGCCGGAAGTAATGACACGTGTAAGGAACTAGATGCCTGGATAACCTGCCGAAGCACCGGCACGCTGAGTTAG
- a CDS encoding MBL fold metallo-hydrolase has protein sequence MGRGIAAAVVLILAGLSTWAALAFGLAASRTIAHADPAPGIALFELRHRYASAFLLYRRDDPATALLIDAGLPQRADRLAADIRAAGVALEDLDAIILTHAHIDHAGGAKRLHKLTGAPIVLGAGDEDLLMTAKPDDLCPTSPFAHLVRVTVTTKEDWSVAPDRVVASAVDLSEMSDIPGRILTLPGHTKGSIVISVGDALFVGDLVRGRMLGHGPVRHFFMCDLDDNDADMAALLGAFPHGTRVFPSHFDGFRLSALNRFAHPEKTDP, from the coding sequence ATGGGGCGGGGCATCGCCGCCGCCGTTGTGCTGATCCTCGCAGGGCTCTCCACCTGGGCCGCCTTGGCCTTCGGCCTCGCCGCCTCGCGCACGATCGCCCATGCGGATCCTGCGCCCGGCATTGCGCTGTTTGAACTCCGGCACCGCTATGCGAGCGCGTTCCTACTCTACCGCCGCGACGATCCGGCCACTGCGCTTCTCATTGATGCCGGCCTTCCGCAGCGCGCCGATCGTCTTGCGGCGGACATTCGCGCGGCGGGTGTGGCACTTGAGGATCTCGACGCGATCATCCTCACCCATGCCCATATCGACCACGCCGGCGGGGCAAAGCGCCTCCACAAACTGACCGGCGCGCCGATCGTCTTGGGTGCTGGCGACGAGGATCTTCTCATGACCGCCAAGCCGGACGATCTGTGTCCGACGAGCCCTTTCGCACACCTCGTTCGCGTAACGGTCACCACGAAGGAAGACTGGTCCGTCGCGCCCGACCGAGTGGTGGCGAGCGCTGTCGATCTGAGTGAAATGTCTGACATTCCAGGACGCATTTTGACCCTGCCGGGACACACGAAAGGGTCGATTGTCATCTCCGTCGGCGACGCGCTTTTCGTTGGCGATCTGGTGCGGGGACGGATGCTCGGCCATGGCCCGGTCCGCCACTTCTTCATGTGCGACCTTGATGACAACGACGCCGACATGGCCGCGCTGCTCGGTGCGTTTCCGCACGGAACCCGCGTCTTTCCCAGTCATTTTGACGGCTTCCGACTTTCCGCGCTCAACCGCTTCGCGCATCCCGAAAAAACTGACCCCTGA